One window of the Eucalyptus grandis isolate ANBG69807.140 chromosome 6, ASM1654582v1, whole genome shotgun sequence genome contains the following:
- the LOC104450103 gene encoding uncharacterized protein LOC104450103 → MGSSTFVLLLAASLLVGCNLEYGADAAPSGHLARQLSSLLKWTRASSRTPQSDGNALQFESGYLVETVVEGNAIGVVPYKIRVSDDGELYAVDEINSNIVKITPPLSQYSRARLVAGSFQGYTGHVDGKPSDARFNHPKGVTMDDKGNVYVADTLNLAIRRIGDSGVTTIAGGKSNVAGYRDGPSEDAKFSNDFDVVYIRPTCSLLVIDRGNAALRQISLDQEDCDYQYDSLSSSGLLADVLMVIGAVLIGYVACILHQGCGTSVVSNKTQPQASEFVLKKDLMEEKPIPVVNTPKEDPGWPSFGQLLIDLSKLGLEALVGIILYFVPSRLRPRAMKKGLTPLKDSLRMPEDEVDPQLVQRRRTPAPLSETRQVHTPIEKHSETKPVKLKSSSFKDPSLSSKHRSSKRQEYAEFYNSGEVPAYSKSKSHKERTRHRQRDKSGEALYGAIGVEQKPVEMKPVDYERAKYEHYNIRSKYGSDDSFRF, encoded by the exons ATGGGAAGCTCCACCTTCGTCCTCCTGCTTGCCGCTTCTCTCCTGGTCGGTTGCAATCTCGAGTACGGAGCCGATGCTGCTCCTTCCG GGCACTTGGCGAGGCAGCTGTCCTCTCTTCTGAAGTGGACGAGGGCTTCGTCGAGAACGCCTCAATCAG ATGGGAATGCTCTTCAGTTTGAGAGTGGGTACTTGGTTGAGACTGTCGTCGAAGGGAATGCGATCGGCGTGGTTCCTTACAAAATCCGTGTCTCTGATGATGGGGAACTCTATGCTGTGGATGAAATTAACAGCAACATCGTCAAGATTACTCCTCCACTGTCCCAGT ATAGCAGAGCAAGATTAGTTGCTGGATCTTTTCAAGGTTATACTGGCCATGTTGATGGAAAGCCTAGTGATGCGCGTTTCAATCATCCCAAAGGTGTCACTATGGATGATAAAGGGAACGTGTATGTGGCTGACACCTTAAATCTTGCCATCCGAAGAATTGGAGATTCAG GTGTGACAACCATTGCAGGTGGCAAATCAAACGTTGCAGGGTACAGGGATGGGCCTAGTGAGGATGCAAAATTCtcaaatgattttgatgttgTATACATCAGGCCTACCTGTTCTCTCTTAGTTATTGATAGAGGAAATGCGGCTCTTCGACAGATCTCTCTCGATCAAGAAGATTGTGACTATCAGTATGATTCACTATCTTCATCAG GCCTTTTGGCAGATGTCCTTATGGTTATTGGAGCTGTCTTGATTGGATATGTTGCCTGCATACTGCACCAAGGATGTGGAACTTCTGTTGTTTCGAACAAG ACACAGCCACAAGCTTCTGAGTTTGTGCTAAAAAAGGATCTAATGGAAGAAAAGCCAATTCCTGTTGTGAATACCCCCAAAGAAGACCCAGGGTGGCCATCATTTGGGCAGCTCTTGATAGATCTATCCAAGCTTGGACTGGAAGCACTTGTAGGAATAATCCTTTACTTTGTGCCCTCACGTCTCAGACCCAGGGCCATGAAGAAGGGTCTCACACCTTTGAAGGATTCTCTCCGGATGCCTGAGGATGAAGTTGATCCCCAGTTAGTTCAGAGACGGAGGACTCCTGCTCCTCTTTCTGAAACCAGGCAGGTTCATACTCCTATTGAGAAGCACTCTGAAACTAAGCCTGTGAAACTCAAATCGAGCAGTTTCAAGGATCCTTCTTTGTCCAGCAAACACCGAAGTTCAAAACGACAGGAATATGCGGAATTCTATAATTCGGGTGAGGTTCCAGCATACAGCAAAAGTAAGAGCCATAAAGAAAGGACTAGGCATCGCCAACGAGACAAAAGTGGAGAAGCGCTTTATGGAGCGATTGGGGTGGAGCAGAAACCAGTTGAGATGAAGCCTGTTGATTACGAGAGAGCAAAATACGAGCACTACAATATCAGGAGCAAGTATGGTTCTGATGATTCCTTTCGATTTTAA
- the LOC104450102 gene encoding protein transport protein Sec61 subunit alpha encodes MGGGFRVLHLVRPFLSFLPEVQSADRKIPFREKVIYTVISLFIFLVCSQLPLYGIHSTTGADPFYWMRVILASNRGTVMELGITPIVTSGLVMQLLAGSKIIEVDNNVREDRALLNGAQKLLGILIAIGEAVAYVLSGMYGSVGQLGVGNAILIIIQLCFAGIIVICLDELLQKGYGLGSGISLFIATNICENIIWKAFSPTTINSGRGAEFEGAVIALFHLLITRTDKVRALREAFYRQNLPNVTNLLATVLIFLIVIYFQGFRVVLPVRSKNARGQQGSYPIKLFYTSNMPIILQSALVSNIYFISQLLHRKYSGNFLVNLLGKWKESEYSGGQYVPVGGLAYYITAPSSLADMAAHPFHALFYLVFMLTACALFSKTWIEVSGSSARDVAKQLKEQQMVMPGHRESNLQKELSRYIPTAAAFGGMCIGALTVLADFMGAIGSGTGILLAVTIIYQYFETFEKERATELGFFGF; translated from the exons ATGGGAGGTGGATTCAGGGTGCTTCACCTTGTCAggccatttctttcttttttgcctgAGGTTCAGAGTGCTGACAGGAAAATTCCATTCAGGGAGAAGGTCATATACACTGTGATCTCCCTTTTCATCTTCCTGGTTTGCAGTCAGCTCCCTCTCTATGGGATCCACTCCACAACAGGAGCAGATCCTTTCTACTGGATGCGTGTTATTCTCGCATCAAATCGTGGAACTGTCATGGAGCTTGGTATCACTCCAATTGTAACATCTGGATTGGTGATGCAACTTCTGGCTGGTTCTAAGATAATTGAAGTGGACAACAATGTTCGAGAGGATCGTGCCCTTCT GAATGGAGCACAGAAGTTATTGGGTATCCTGATAGCCATCGGTGAGGCTGTTGCCTATGTTCTCTCGGGCATGTATGGCAGTGTTGGACAACTTGGTGTTGGAAATGCCattctcatcatcatccaacTTTGCTTTGCTGGCATCATCGTGATATGTTTGGATGAACTTCTTCAGAAAGGATATGGTCTGGGCTCTGGAATTTCACTTTTCATAGCAACCAATATCTG TGAAAACATAATCTGGAAAGCATTCAGTCCCACGACCATTAACAGTGGGCGAGGAGCTGAGTTTGAAGGTGCTGTGATTGCTTTGTTCCATCTCCTGATTACACGGACAGACAAGGTTCGCGCTTTACGAGAGGCCTTTTATCGGCAGAACCTTCCAAATGTGACAAATCTGCTCGCAACAGTCTTGATTTTCCTTATTGTCATCTACTTCCAAGGATTCCGTGTGGTTCTGCCAGTGAGGTCGAAGAATGCTCGTGGACAGCAGGGTTCTTATCCCATCAAGCTTTTCTACACCTCTAACATGCCAATCATTTTGCAGTCTGCTCTTGTTTCCAACATTTACTTCATTTCACAG TTGCTTCACAGGAAGTACAGTGGAAACTTTCTGGTTAACCTGCTGGGTAAATGGAAGGAATCAGAATATTCTGGTGGTCAGTATGTTCCAGTTGGTGGTCTAGCATATTACATCACTGCACCTTCAag CTTGGCTGACATGGCAGCCCATCCTTTCCATGCACTCTTCTACCTTGTGTTCATGCTCACAGCATGTGCTCTTTTCTCGAAGACATGGATTGAAGTTTCTGGATCTTCTGCCAGAGATGTTGCGAAGCAACTCAAG GAGCAACAAATGGTAATGCCTGGTCATCGGGAGTCCAACTTACAGAAAGAGCTGAGCCGTTACATTCCAACGGCTGCAGCTTTTGGGGGCATGTGCATTGGTGCGCTAACGGTGCTGGCAGATTTCATGGGGGCAATCGGCTCAGGGACTGGAATCCTCCTTGCAGTCACCATCATCTACCAATACTTTGAGACATTCGAGAAGGAAAGAGCGACCGAACTTGGTTTCTTTGGTTTCTAG